One Palaemon carinicauda isolate YSFRI2023 chromosome 5, ASM3689809v2, whole genome shotgun sequence DNA window includes the following coding sequences:
- the LOC137641526 gene encoding uncharacterized protein isoform X2, which produces MGNTQQSQASVTKKLITDDNIKIAVQKAKGTNACIVSWTIKDFTAKGDNYVCLVTSIDTKYQLNGKNSSVSLIAKLGVPQSTKTFCESIEYAFVKECRVYEEIIPLLHHELTSVDLHPLRVPECYYATCEPGNQIIYLEDLRSRGFQTTERKKPLDKVHTTLILKEIARLHAASLLLRRKSGYENLDLKFPCLAKDCFDVTNDVRKMSANILSKHIEETLSALKEFEGYEKAIQWLTDLKPHAYETWMKQLDNKTKFAVICHGDCWTNNMLFRYDDQGYPVEVMLVDLQCLRFASLAIDLKMLFYHSLTGHERTSNIDYYLDIYYASFKNVMDSGKLDMPFTREELAVEYKSKHLYGCFWAMSWLPTLLSESDDIPDEGYSSNYPTELEGPSSCSTSQGTNKDCVDSLKNEKEREEFLLKFKKYPDMTSRFLSLFDDIIRNGDDV; this is translated from the exons TGGGGAACACCCAGCAATCCCAAGCATCAGTTACTAAGAAACTGATTACAGATGACAATATCAAGATTGCTGTACAAAAAGCTAAAGGCACCAATGCTTGTATCGTCTCATGGACCATTAAGGATTTTACAGCCAAAGGGGATAACTATGTTTGCCTTGTGACCAGCATTGATACCAAGTACCAATTGAATGGTAAAAATTCTTCAGTTTCTCTCATTGCTAAACTGGGAGTACCCCAGTCAACTAAAACTTTTTGTGAGAGCATTGAATACGCATTCGTAAAAGAATGTAGAGTATATGAGGAAATTATACCTCTTTTACATCATGAACTTACTTCTGTAGATCTCCACCCTCTTAGAGTTCCAGAATGTTACTATGCTACATGTGAGCCTGGGAATCAGATTATTTATCTAGAAGACTTAAGATCCCGTGGGTTTCAAACTACTGAACGTAAAAAGCCGTTAGACAAGGTTCATACTACTCTAATACTCAAGGAAATTGCTAGATTACATGCTGCATCACTTTTGCTTCGGAGAAAAAGTGGCTATGAAAATCTTGATTTGAAATTTCCTTGCTTGGCTAAAGATTGCTTTGATGTAACAAACGATGTAAGAAAAATGAGTGCAAATATATTGAGCAAGCATATAGAGGAAACATTAAGTGCCCTGAAGGAGTTTGAAGGTTATGAGAAGGCCATTCAGTGGCTAACTGACCTCAAACCTCATGCTTATGAGACATGGATGAAGCAACTCGATAACAAAACGAAATTTGCTGTCATTTGCCATGGCGACTGTTGGACTAACAATATGCTCTTCAG ATACGACGACCAAGGATATCCAGTTGAAGTCATGTTGGTTGATCTTCAATGTCTTCGTTTTGCTTCTCTTGCAATAGATCTGAAGATGCTATTCTATCACAGTCTGACAGGCCATGAACGGACGTCCAATATTGATTACTACCTGGATATTTACTATGCATCTTTCAAGAATGTCATGGATTCTGGAAAATTAGATATGCCTTTCACCAGAGAGGAACTTGCTGTTGAATACAAGAGCAAACACCTTTATGGTTGTTTCTGGGCAATGTCATGGTTGCCTACCCTCCTCAGTGAAAGCGACGACATTCCTGATGAGGGCTACTCCAGTAACTACCCTACAGAACTCGAAGGGCCTTCCAGTTGTAGTACTTCCCAGGGCACCAATAAAGATTGTGTCGATTCTCTAAAGAATGAGAAAGAAAGGGAGGAATTTCTCCTCAAGTTTAAGAAATATCCAGATATGACATCTCGCTTCCTTTCTCTGTTTGATGACATCATAAGAAATGGGGACGACGTGTGA